One Hippoglossus stenolepis isolate QCI-W04-F060 chromosome 9, HSTE1.2, whole genome shotgun sequence genomic region harbors:
- the mtmr3 gene encoding myotubularin-related protein 3 isoform X7 — protein sequence MGEEGQHSLECIQANHIFPKKTPVLEEENMQVPFPELHGEFTEYVGRAEDAIIAISNYRLHIKFKESVVNSCCCELSVPLQLIESVECRDMFQLHVTCKDCKVVRCQFAAFEQCQEWLKRLNVVVRPPPRLEDLFSFAFHAWCMDVYAGEKEQHGELCRPGEHVTSWFKNEVERMGFDTQNAWRISDINSKFRLCPSYPQQLLVPAWITDKELENVAAFRSWKRFPAVVYRHLSTGAVIARCGQPEVSWWGWRNADDEHLVQSIAKACAVDSSSRKHLSNGTYTNGSDLPDFESSMTNSSEVETLVIQPHKLLILDARSYAAAVANRAKGGGCECPEYYPNCEVVFMSMANIHSIRKSFQSLRFLCTQMPDPANWLSALESTKWLQHLSLLLKAALLVVNAVDRDHRPVLVHCSDGWDRTPQIVALSKLLLDPYYRTIEGFQVLVETDWLDFGHKFADRCGHGENSEDQNERCPVFLQWLDCVHQLQRQFPCSFEFNEAFLVKLVQHAYSCLFGTFLCNSGKEREDRHVQERTCSVWSLLRPANRTLRNMLYSSHSETVLHPVCHVRNLMLWTAVYLPSSSPTTPSDESCAPYPVPGANPEDVPLGRCTKTRSFDNLPSACELGSSLAPNRRSSDPSLNEKWQDHRRSLEVNMAVGPEGGGNQDEEVLPYGVGPYPDRADSELDEGPLPQGLLAELGQGSPAATGEEAEEAELSVAVGVAEGQMENILQEATKEEAGADQKEGSAAVTQVINTVDTESEKEAQVEDENECTDVNGTEVQTETLSNGHQPEHGGLEAEEDGESPPPPAQTAEELDEQAAEVTQTPEDVETQDVENSSFKEEVAHGPSESGSDEPEQTAAHRTITNGFVDSSPEDPAVDEETCPDSESDHGVSELMEQVEKRASLMESSTETLTEEACSRLELPTQPPVCLGRQPCSDGRSQPPCSRKEKGLEAGEHSFIRTLNGATKRPSVSAFQSVSADHSREGLCNGDSSEGEPCGVPHWAKGNGERAPLSRQMSLASCNSLIFHPRGSCSHHRCCHSLLSRAAISPEQPSRNHLDDDGLTLHNDAIQQRLRQIEAGHQMEVETLKKQVQELWSRLENQQHTGSHRVNGDMGDEVTSMTDYEYNFDHNCLSRCSTEIFSEASWEQVDKQDTEELR from the exons ATG ggggaggaggggcagCATAGCTTGGAGTGTATCCAGGCCAATCACATTTTCCCCAAGAAGACCCCcgtcctggaggaggagaacatgcag GTGCCCTTTCCTGAGCTGCACGGGGAGTTCACGGAGTATGTCGGGAGAGCAGAGGATGCCATCATCGCGATATCCAACTACCGCCTGCACATCAAGTTCAAAGAATCTGTTGTCAAC AGTTGTTGTTGCGAGTTGTCT GTCCCTCTTCAGCTCATAGAGAGCGTGGAGTGTCGGGATATGTTCCAGCTCCACGTGACCTGTAAGGACTGCAAAGTCGTCAG GTGTCAGTTCGCCGCGTTCGAGCAGTGTCAGGAATGGCTGAAACGTCTGAACGTTGTCGTGCGCCCTCCCCCTCGTCTGGAGGACCTGTTCTCCTTTGCCTTCCATGCCTGGTGCATGGACGTGTACGCCGGTGAGAAGGAGCAGCACGGCGAGCTGTGCAGACCCG GTGAACATGTGACCTCCTGGTTCAAGAATGAGGTGGAGAGGATGGGCTTTGACACTCAAAACGCCTGGAGGATATCTGACATCAACAGCAAGTTCAG ACTCTGCCCCAGCTAtcctcagcagctcctggtGCCAGCCTGGATCACCGACAAGGAGCTGGAAAATGTGGCAGCCTTCCGCTCCTGGAAGAGGTTTCCTGCTGTGGTTTATAG GCACCTGAGCACGGGGGCTGTGATCGCCCGCTGTGGTCAGCCAGAGGTCAGCTGGTGGGGCTGGAGGAACGCTGATGACGAGCACCTGGTCCAGTCCATCGCCAAGGCCTGCGCCGTGGACAGCAGCTCCCGCAAACACCTCTCCAACGGCACCTACACCAATGGCTCAGACCTGCCTGACTTTG AATCCTCCATGACCAACAGCTCAGAGGTGGAGACGTTGGTAATCCAGCCCCACAAGTTACTTATCCTGGACGCCAGGTCCTACGCTGCTGCCGTAGCGAACAGGGCCAAGGGGGGAGGCTGTGAATGCCCAG AATACTATCCCAACTGTGAGGTGGTGTTTATGAGTATGGCCAACATCCACTCCATCCGCAAGAGTTTCCAGTCTCTGCGTTTCCTCTGCACTCAGATGCCTGATCCAGCCAa ctggCTTTCTGCCCTGGAGAGCACCAAGTGGCTGCAGCACCTTTCGCTGCTGCTGAAGGCGGCGCTGCTCGTGGTCAACGCCGTGGATCGCGACCACAGGCCCGTCCTGGTGCACTGCTCTGACGGCTGGGATCGCACACCTCAGATCGTTGCTTTGTCCAAACTGCTGCTGGACCCTTATTATCGTACCATTGAG GGCTTCCAGGTTTTGGTGGAGACCGATTGGCTGGACTTCGGCCATAAGTTCGCAGACCGCTGTGGCCACGGAGAAAACTCGGAGGATCAGAACGAGCGCTGCCCTGTGTTCCTGCAGTGGCTGGACTGTGTGCACCAGCTGCAGAGGCAGTTTCCATGCTCTTTTGAGTTTAACGAGGCCTTTCTG GTGAAGCTGGTGCAGCACGCCTACTCCTGTCTGTTTGGCACCTTCCTGTGCAACAGTGGCAAGGAGAGGGAGGACCGCCACGTCCAGGAGAGGACCTGCTCAGTGTGGTCGCTGCTGAGACCGGCCAACCGCACGCTGAGGAACATGCTGTACTCATCGCACTCTGAGACC GTTCTCCACCCAGTGTGTCACGTGCGCAACCTGATGCTGTGGACGGCGGTCTACCTGCCCAGCTCCTCCCCCACCACACCCTCCGACGAGTCCTGCGCCCCCTACCCCGTGCCCGGTGCCAACCCGGAGGATGTACCACTGGGCAG ATGTACGAAGACTCGCTCTTTTGACAACCTGCCCAGTGCATGTGAGCTGGGAAGCTCCCTGGCTCCCAACCGGCGCTCCAGTGACCCGAGCCTCAATGAGAAGTGGCAGGACCACCGGCGATCTCTGGAGGTCAACATGGCAGTAGGaccagagggaggagggaaccAGGATGAGGAGGTGCTGCCTTACGGAGTGGGGCCTTACCCAGACAGAGCGGACTCTGAGCTGGACGAAGGCCCGCTGCCCCAGGGCTTGCTGGCGGAGCTCGGACAGGGATCCCCAGCTGCAacaggagaagaagcagaggaggcgGAGCTCTCTGTGGCGGTGGGTGTTGCCGAAGGCCAAATGGAGAACATACTTCAGGAAGCCACAAAGGAGGAGGCGGGAGCAGATCAGAAAGAGGGAAGTGCTGCTGTCACGCAAGTTATTAACACTGTTGACACAGAGTCGGAGAAAGAAGCACAGGTTGAGGATGAGAATGAGTGCACTGACGTTAATGGGACTGAGgtgcaaacagaaacactttctAATGGTCACCAACCAGAGCATGGTGGActggaggctgaggaggacgGTGAgtctcctcctccgcctgcaCAGACGGCAGAGGAGCTGGATGAACAGGCGGCTGAGGTGACTCAGACACCAGAGGATGTCGAGACGCAGGATGTTGAGAATTCTTCTTTTAAAGAAGAGGTTGCACATGGACCCAGTGAGTCCGGCTCAGATGAGCCAGAGCAGACTGCAGCACATAGAACTATAACTAACGGCTTTGTGGACAGTTCACCTGAAGATCCTGCCGTGGATGAGGAGACCTGCCCTGACTCTGAATCTGACCACGGTGTCTCTGAGCTGATGGAGCAGGTGGAGAAGAGGGCCTCTCTCATGGAAAGCTCAACAGAGACTTTAACTGAAGAGGCCTGCAGTAGGTTGGAGCTGCCCACACAGCCGCCTGTGTGTCTGGGCCGTCAACCCTGCAGTGACGGCAGGAGCCAGCCCCCCTGCTCCCGGAAAGAGAAAGGGCTAGAGGCAGGCGAGCATAGCTTCATCAGAACTTTGAACGGGGCCACCAAGCGACCCTCTGTCAGTGCCTTTCAGTCTGTGAGTGCTGACCACAGCAGGGAAGGGCTTTGTAACGGCGACAGCTCCGAAGGGGAGCCCTGCGGAGTTCCCCACTGGGCCAAAGGGAACGGGGAGCGGGCCCCTCTGAGTCGACAGATGTCCCTCGCAAGCTGTAACTCCCTGATCTTCCATCCGCGGGGCAGTTGCTCTCACCACCGGTGTTGCCACTCCCTCCTGAGCCGGGCCGCCATCAGCCCAGAACAGCCGTCGCGGAATCACCTGGACGATGATGGGCTGACTCTGCACAATGATGCCATCCAGCAGAGGCTAAGGCAGATCGAGGCGGGGCACCAGATGGAGGTGGAGACTCTGAAGAAGCAGGTGCAGGAGCTGTGGAGCCGCCTGGAGAATCAGCAGCACACAGGCTCCCACAGGGTCAACGGGGACATGGGAGACGAAGTG ACATCAATGACAGACTATGAGTACAACTTTGACCACAACTGTTTGTCGCGCTGCAGCACTGAGATCTTCTCTGAGGCCAGCTGGGAGCAGGTGGACAAGCAGGACACTGAG gaACTGCGGTAA
- the mtmr3 gene encoding myotubularin-related protein 3 isoform X3, with product MGEEGQHSLECIQANHIFPKKTPVLEEENMQVPFPELHGEFTEYVGRAEDAIIAISNYRLHIKFKESVVNSCCCELSVPLQLIESVECRDMFQLHVTCKDCKVVRCQFAAFEQCQEWLKRLNVVVRPPPRLEDLFSFAFHAWCMDVYAGEKEQHGELCRPGEHVTSWFKNEVERMGFDTQNAWRISDINSKFRLCPSYPQQLLVPAWITDKELENVAAFRSWKRFPAVVYRHLSTGAVIARCGQPEVSWWGWRNADDEHLVQSIAKACAVDSSSRKHLSNGTYTNGSDLPDFESSMTNSSEVETLVIQPHKLLILDARSYAAAVANRAKGGGCECPEYYPNCEVVFMSMANIHSIRKSFQSLRFLCTQMPDPANWLSALESTKWLQHLSLLLKAALLVVNAVDRDHRPVLVHCSDGWDRTPQIVALSKLLLDPYYRTIEGFQVLVETDWLDFGHKFADRCGHGENSEDQNERCPVFLQWLDCVHQLQRQFPCSFEFNEAFLVKLVQHAYSCLFGTFLCNSGKEREDRHVQERTCSVWSLLRPANRTLRNMLYSSHSETVLHPVCHVRNLMLWTAVYLPSSSPTTPSDESCAPYPVPGANPEDVPLGRCTKTRSFDNLPSACELGSSLAPNRRSSDPSLNEKWQDHRRSLEVNMAVGPEGGGNQDEEVLPYGVGPYPDRADSELDEGPLPQGLLAELGQGSPAATGEEAEEAELSVAVGVAEGQMENILQEATKEEAGADQKEGSAAVTQVINTVDTESEKEAQVEDENECTDVNGTEVQTETLSNGHQPEHGGLEAEEDGESPPPPAQTAEELDEQAAEVTQTPEDVETQDVENSSFKEEVAHGPSESGSDEPEQTAAHRTITNGFVDSSPEDPAVDEETCPDSESDHGVSELMEQVEKRASLMESSTETLTEEACSRLELPTQPPVCLGRQPCSDGRSQPPCSRKEKGLEAGEHSFIRTLNGATKRPSVSAFQSVSADHSREGLCNGDSSEGEPCGVPHWAKGNGERAPLSRQMSLASCNSLIFHPRGSCSHHRCCHSLLSRAAISPEQPSRNHLDDDGLTLHNDAIQQRLRQIEAGHQMEVETLKKQVQELWSRLENQQHTGSHRVNGDMGDEVTSMTDYEYNFDHNCLSRCSTEIFSEASWEQVDKQDTEVTRWYPDHLAAQCYGCESRFWLATRKHHCRNCGNVFCASCCDQKIPVPSQQLFDPSRVCKMCYSSLQVSPVPLDLETDKPITASSN from the exons ATG ggggaggaggggcagCATAGCTTGGAGTGTATCCAGGCCAATCACATTTTCCCCAAGAAGACCCCcgtcctggaggaggagaacatgcag GTGCCCTTTCCTGAGCTGCACGGGGAGTTCACGGAGTATGTCGGGAGAGCAGAGGATGCCATCATCGCGATATCCAACTACCGCCTGCACATCAAGTTCAAAGAATCTGTTGTCAAC AGTTGTTGTTGCGAGTTGTCT GTCCCTCTTCAGCTCATAGAGAGCGTGGAGTGTCGGGATATGTTCCAGCTCCACGTGACCTGTAAGGACTGCAAAGTCGTCAG GTGTCAGTTCGCCGCGTTCGAGCAGTGTCAGGAATGGCTGAAACGTCTGAACGTTGTCGTGCGCCCTCCCCCTCGTCTGGAGGACCTGTTCTCCTTTGCCTTCCATGCCTGGTGCATGGACGTGTACGCCGGTGAGAAGGAGCAGCACGGCGAGCTGTGCAGACCCG GTGAACATGTGACCTCCTGGTTCAAGAATGAGGTGGAGAGGATGGGCTTTGACACTCAAAACGCCTGGAGGATATCTGACATCAACAGCAAGTTCAG ACTCTGCCCCAGCTAtcctcagcagctcctggtGCCAGCCTGGATCACCGACAAGGAGCTGGAAAATGTGGCAGCCTTCCGCTCCTGGAAGAGGTTTCCTGCTGTGGTTTATAG GCACCTGAGCACGGGGGCTGTGATCGCCCGCTGTGGTCAGCCAGAGGTCAGCTGGTGGGGCTGGAGGAACGCTGATGACGAGCACCTGGTCCAGTCCATCGCCAAGGCCTGCGCCGTGGACAGCAGCTCCCGCAAACACCTCTCCAACGGCACCTACACCAATGGCTCAGACCTGCCTGACTTTG AATCCTCCATGACCAACAGCTCAGAGGTGGAGACGTTGGTAATCCAGCCCCACAAGTTACTTATCCTGGACGCCAGGTCCTACGCTGCTGCCGTAGCGAACAGGGCCAAGGGGGGAGGCTGTGAATGCCCAG AATACTATCCCAACTGTGAGGTGGTGTTTATGAGTATGGCCAACATCCACTCCATCCGCAAGAGTTTCCAGTCTCTGCGTTTCCTCTGCACTCAGATGCCTGATCCAGCCAa ctggCTTTCTGCCCTGGAGAGCACCAAGTGGCTGCAGCACCTTTCGCTGCTGCTGAAGGCGGCGCTGCTCGTGGTCAACGCCGTGGATCGCGACCACAGGCCCGTCCTGGTGCACTGCTCTGACGGCTGGGATCGCACACCTCAGATCGTTGCTTTGTCCAAACTGCTGCTGGACCCTTATTATCGTACCATTGAG GGCTTCCAGGTTTTGGTGGAGACCGATTGGCTGGACTTCGGCCATAAGTTCGCAGACCGCTGTGGCCACGGAGAAAACTCGGAGGATCAGAACGAGCGCTGCCCTGTGTTCCTGCAGTGGCTGGACTGTGTGCACCAGCTGCAGAGGCAGTTTCCATGCTCTTTTGAGTTTAACGAGGCCTTTCTG GTGAAGCTGGTGCAGCACGCCTACTCCTGTCTGTTTGGCACCTTCCTGTGCAACAGTGGCAAGGAGAGGGAGGACCGCCACGTCCAGGAGAGGACCTGCTCAGTGTGGTCGCTGCTGAGACCGGCCAACCGCACGCTGAGGAACATGCTGTACTCATCGCACTCTGAGACC GTTCTCCACCCAGTGTGTCACGTGCGCAACCTGATGCTGTGGACGGCGGTCTACCTGCCCAGCTCCTCCCCCACCACACCCTCCGACGAGTCCTGCGCCCCCTACCCCGTGCCCGGTGCCAACCCGGAGGATGTACCACTGGGCAG ATGTACGAAGACTCGCTCTTTTGACAACCTGCCCAGTGCATGTGAGCTGGGAAGCTCCCTGGCTCCCAACCGGCGCTCCAGTGACCCGAGCCTCAATGAGAAGTGGCAGGACCACCGGCGATCTCTGGAGGTCAACATGGCAGTAGGaccagagggaggagggaaccAGGATGAGGAGGTGCTGCCTTACGGAGTGGGGCCTTACCCAGACAGAGCGGACTCTGAGCTGGACGAAGGCCCGCTGCCCCAGGGCTTGCTGGCGGAGCTCGGACAGGGATCCCCAGCTGCAacaggagaagaagcagaggaggcgGAGCTCTCTGTGGCGGTGGGTGTTGCCGAAGGCCAAATGGAGAACATACTTCAGGAAGCCACAAAGGAGGAGGCGGGAGCAGATCAGAAAGAGGGAAGTGCTGCTGTCACGCAAGTTATTAACACTGTTGACACAGAGTCGGAGAAAGAAGCACAGGTTGAGGATGAGAATGAGTGCACTGACGTTAATGGGACTGAGgtgcaaacagaaacactttctAATGGTCACCAACCAGAGCATGGTGGActggaggctgaggaggacgGTGAgtctcctcctccgcctgcaCAGACGGCAGAGGAGCTGGATGAACAGGCGGCTGAGGTGACTCAGACACCAGAGGATGTCGAGACGCAGGATGTTGAGAATTCTTCTTTTAAAGAAGAGGTTGCACATGGACCCAGTGAGTCCGGCTCAGATGAGCCAGAGCAGACTGCAGCACATAGAACTATAACTAACGGCTTTGTGGACAGTTCACCTGAAGATCCTGCCGTGGATGAGGAGACCTGCCCTGACTCTGAATCTGACCACGGTGTCTCTGAGCTGATGGAGCAGGTGGAGAAGAGGGCCTCTCTCATGGAAAGCTCAACAGAGACTTTAACTGAAGAGGCCTGCAGTAGGTTGGAGCTGCCCACACAGCCGCCTGTGTGTCTGGGCCGTCAACCCTGCAGTGACGGCAGGAGCCAGCCCCCCTGCTCCCGGAAAGAGAAAGGGCTAGAGGCAGGCGAGCATAGCTTCATCAGAACTTTGAACGGGGCCACCAAGCGACCCTCTGTCAGTGCCTTTCAGTCTGTGAGTGCTGACCACAGCAGGGAAGGGCTTTGTAACGGCGACAGCTCCGAAGGGGAGCCCTGCGGAGTTCCCCACTGGGCCAAAGGGAACGGGGAGCGGGCCCCTCTGAGTCGACAGATGTCCCTCGCAAGCTGTAACTCCCTGATCTTCCATCCGCGGGGCAGTTGCTCTCACCACCGGTGTTGCCACTCCCTCCTGAGCCGGGCCGCCATCAGCCCAGAACAGCCGTCGCGGAATCACCTGGACGATGATGGGCTGACTCTGCACAATGATGCCATCCAGCAGAGGCTAAGGCAGATCGAGGCGGGGCACCAGATGGAGGTGGAGACTCTGAAGAAGCAGGTGCAGGAGCTGTGGAGCCGCCTGGAGAATCAGCAGCACACAGGCTCCCACAGGGTCAACGGGGACATGGGAGACGAAGTG ACATCAATGACAGACTATGAGTACAACTTTGACCACAACTGTTTGTCGCGCTGCAGCACTGAGATCTTCTCTGAGGCCAGCTGGGAGCAGGTGGACAAGCAGGACACTGAG GTCACTCGCTGGTACCCTGACCATTTGGCAGCCCAGTGTTACGGCTGTGAGAGCAGGTTCTGGCTCGCCACCAGGAAGCATCACTGCAG gaACTGCGGTAACGTGTTCTGCGCCAGCTGCTGCGACCAGAAGATCCCAGTGCCAAGCCAGCAGCTGTTCGATCCGAGCCGCGTCTGTAAGATGTGTTACAGCAGCCTCCAGGTCAGCCCGGTTCCCCTGGACCTGGAGACGGACAAGCCCATCACAGCCAGCTCCAACTGA
- the mtmr3 gene encoding myotubularin-related protein 3 isoform X1, with protein sequence MGEEGQHSLECIQANHIFPKKTPVLEEENMQVPFPELHGEFTEYVGRAEDAIIAISNYRLHIKFKESVVNSCCCELSVPLQLIESVECRDMFQLHVTCKDCKVVRCQFAAFEQCQEWLKRLNVVVRPPPRLEDLFSFAFHAWCMDVYAGEKEQHGELCRPGEHVTSWFKNEVERMGFDTQNAWRISDINSKFRLCPSYPQQLLVPAWITDKELENVAAFRSWKRFPAVVYRHLSTGAVIARCGQPEVSWWGWRNADDEHLVQSIAKACAVDSSSRKHLSNGTYTNGSDLPDFESSMTNSSEVETLVIQPHKLLILDARSYAAAVANRAKGGGCECPEYYPNCEVVFMSMANIHSIRKSFQSLRFLCTQMPDPANWLSALESTKWLQHLSLLLKAALLVVNAVDRDHRPVLVHCSDGWDRTPQIVALSKLLLDPYYRTIEGFQVLVETDWLDFGHKFADRCGHGENSEDQNERCPVFLQWLDCVHQLQRQFPCSFEFNEAFLVKLVQHAYSCLFGTFLCNSGKEREDRHVQERTCSVWSLLRPANRTLRNMLYSSHSETVLHPVCHVRNLMLWTAVYLPSSSPTTPSDESCAPYPVPGANPEDVPLGRCTKTRSFDNLPSACELGSSLAPNRRSSDPSLNEKWQDHRRSLEVNMAVGPEGGGNQDEEVLPYGVGPYPDRADSELDEGPLPQGLLAELGQGSPAATGEEAEEAELSVAVGVAEGQMENILQEATKEEAGADQKEGSAAVTQVINTVDTESEKEAQVEDENECTDVNGTEVQTETLSNGHQPEHGGLEAEEDGESPPPPAQTAEELDEQAAEVTQTPEDVETQDVENSSFKEEVAHGPSESGSDEPEQTAAHRTITNGFVDSSPEDPAVDEETCPDSESDHGVSELMEQVEKRASLMESSTETLTEEACSRLELPTQPPVCLGRQPCSDGRSQPPCSRKEKGLEAGEHSFIRTLNGATKRPSVSAFQSVSADHSREGLCNGDSSEGEPCGVPHWAKGNGERAPLSRQMSLASCNSLIFHPRGSCSHHRCCHSLLSRAAISPEQPSRNHLDDDGLTLHNDAIQQRLRQIEAGHQMEVETLKKQVQELWSRLENQQHTGSHRVNGDMGDEVTSMTDYEYNFDHNCLSRCSTEIFSEASWEQVDKQDTEVTRWYPDHLAAQCYGCESRFWLATRKHHCSGREPVQEVWNCGNVFCASCCDQKIPVPSQQLFDPSRVCKMCYSSLQVSPVPLDLETDKPITASSN encoded by the exons ATG ggggaggaggggcagCATAGCTTGGAGTGTATCCAGGCCAATCACATTTTCCCCAAGAAGACCCCcgtcctggaggaggagaacatgcag GTGCCCTTTCCTGAGCTGCACGGGGAGTTCACGGAGTATGTCGGGAGAGCAGAGGATGCCATCATCGCGATATCCAACTACCGCCTGCACATCAAGTTCAAAGAATCTGTTGTCAAC AGTTGTTGTTGCGAGTTGTCT GTCCCTCTTCAGCTCATAGAGAGCGTGGAGTGTCGGGATATGTTCCAGCTCCACGTGACCTGTAAGGACTGCAAAGTCGTCAG GTGTCAGTTCGCCGCGTTCGAGCAGTGTCAGGAATGGCTGAAACGTCTGAACGTTGTCGTGCGCCCTCCCCCTCGTCTGGAGGACCTGTTCTCCTTTGCCTTCCATGCCTGGTGCATGGACGTGTACGCCGGTGAGAAGGAGCAGCACGGCGAGCTGTGCAGACCCG GTGAACATGTGACCTCCTGGTTCAAGAATGAGGTGGAGAGGATGGGCTTTGACACTCAAAACGCCTGGAGGATATCTGACATCAACAGCAAGTTCAG ACTCTGCCCCAGCTAtcctcagcagctcctggtGCCAGCCTGGATCACCGACAAGGAGCTGGAAAATGTGGCAGCCTTCCGCTCCTGGAAGAGGTTTCCTGCTGTGGTTTATAG GCACCTGAGCACGGGGGCTGTGATCGCCCGCTGTGGTCAGCCAGAGGTCAGCTGGTGGGGCTGGAGGAACGCTGATGACGAGCACCTGGTCCAGTCCATCGCCAAGGCCTGCGCCGTGGACAGCAGCTCCCGCAAACACCTCTCCAACGGCACCTACACCAATGGCTCAGACCTGCCTGACTTTG AATCCTCCATGACCAACAGCTCAGAGGTGGAGACGTTGGTAATCCAGCCCCACAAGTTACTTATCCTGGACGCCAGGTCCTACGCTGCTGCCGTAGCGAACAGGGCCAAGGGGGGAGGCTGTGAATGCCCAG AATACTATCCCAACTGTGAGGTGGTGTTTATGAGTATGGCCAACATCCACTCCATCCGCAAGAGTTTCCAGTCTCTGCGTTTCCTCTGCACTCAGATGCCTGATCCAGCCAa ctggCTTTCTGCCCTGGAGAGCACCAAGTGGCTGCAGCACCTTTCGCTGCTGCTGAAGGCGGCGCTGCTCGTGGTCAACGCCGTGGATCGCGACCACAGGCCCGTCCTGGTGCACTGCTCTGACGGCTGGGATCGCACACCTCAGATCGTTGCTTTGTCCAAACTGCTGCTGGACCCTTATTATCGTACCATTGAG GGCTTCCAGGTTTTGGTGGAGACCGATTGGCTGGACTTCGGCCATAAGTTCGCAGACCGCTGTGGCCACGGAGAAAACTCGGAGGATCAGAACGAGCGCTGCCCTGTGTTCCTGCAGTGGCTGGACTGTGTGCACCAGCTGCAGAGGCAGTTTCCATGCTCTTTTGAGTTTAACGAGGCCTTTCTG GTGAAGCTGGTGCAGCACGCCTACTCCTGTCTGTTTGGCACCTTCCTGTGCAACAGTGGCAAGGAGAGGGAGGACCGCCACGTCCAGGAGAGGACCTGCTCAGTGTGGTCGCTGCTGAGACCGGCCAACCGCACGCTGAGGAACATGCTGTACTCATCGCACTCTGAGACC GTTCTCCACCCAGTGTGTCACGTGCGCAACCTGATGCTGTGGACGGCGGTCTACCTGCCCAGCTCCTCCCCCACCACACCCTCCGACGAGTCCTGCGCCCCCTACCCCGTGCCCGGTGCCAACCCGGAGGATGTACCACTGGGCAG ATGTACGAAGACTCGCTCTTTTGACAACCTGCCCAGTGCATGTGAGCTGGGAAGCTCCCTGGCTCCCAACCGGCGCTCCAGTGACCCGAGCCTCAATGAGAAGTGGCAGGACCACCGGCGATCTCTGGAGGTCAACATGGCAGTAGGaccagagggaggagggaaccAGGATGAGGAGGTGCTGCCTTACGGAGTGGGGCCTTACCCAGACAGAGCGGACTCTGAGCTGGACGAAGGCCCGCTGCCCCAGGGCTTGCTGGCGGAGCTCGGACAGGGATCCCCAGCTGCAacaggagaagaagcagaggaggcgGAGCTCTCTGTGGCGGTGGGTGTTGCCGAAGGCCAAATGGAGAACATACTTCAGGAAGCCACAAAGGAGGAGGCGGGAGCAGATCAGAAAGAGGGAAGTGCTGCTGTCACGCAAGTTATTAACACTGTTGACACAGAGTCGGAGAAAGAAGCACAGGTTGAGGATGAGAATGAGTGCACTGACGTTAATGGGACTGAGgtgcaaacagaaacactttctAATGGTCACCAACCAGAGCATGGTGGActggaggctgaggaggacgGTGAgtctcctcctccgcctgcaCAGACGGCAGAGGAGCTGGATGAACAGGCGGCTGAGGTGACTCAGACACCAGAGGATGTCGAGACGCAGGATGTTGAGAATTCTTCTTTTAAAGAAGAGGTTGCACATGGACCCAGTGAGTCCGGCTCAGATGAGCCAGAGCAGACTGCAGCACATAGAACTATAACTAACGGCTTTGTGGACAGTTCACCTGAAGATCCTGCCGTGGATGAGGAGACCTGCCCTGACTCTGAATCTGACCACGGTGTCTCTGAGCTGATGGAGCAGGTGGAGAAGAGGGCCTCTCTCATGGAAAGCTCAACAGAGACTTTAACTGAAGAGGCCTGCAGTAGGTTGGAGCTGCCCACACAGCCGCCTGTGTGTCTGGGCCGTCAACCCTGCAGTGACGGCAGGAGCCAGCCCCCCTGCTCCCGGAAAGAGAAAGGGCTAGAGGCAGGCGAGCATAGCTTCATCAGAACTTTGAACGGGGCCACCAAGCGACCCTCTGTCAGTGCCTTTCAGTCTGTGAGTGCTGACCACAGCAGGGAAGGGCTTTGTAACGGCGACAGCTCCGAAGGGGAGCCCTGCGGAGTTCCCCACTGGGCCAAAGGGAACGGGGAGCGGGCCCCTCTGAGTCGACAGATGTCCCTCGCAAGCTGTAACTCCCTGATCTTCCATCCGCGGGGCAGTTGCTCTCACCACCGGTGTTGCCACTCCCTCCTGAGCCGGGCCGCCATCAGCCCAGAACAGCCGTCGCGGAATCACCTGGACGATGATGGGCTGACTCTGCACAATGATGCCATCCAGCAGAGGCTAAGGCAGATCGAGGCGGGGCACCAGATGGAGGTGGAGACTCTGAAGAAGCAGGTGCAGGAGCTGTGGAGCCGCCTGGAGAATCAGCAGCACACAGGCTCCCACAGGGTCAACGGGGACATGGGAGACGAAGTG ACATCAATGACAGACTATGAGTACAACTTTGACCACAACTGTTTGTCGCGCTGCAGCACTGAGATCTTCTCTGAGGCCAGCTGGGAGCAGGTGGACAAGCAGGACACTGAG GTCACTCGCTGGTACCCTGACCATTTGGCAGCCCAGTGTTACGGCTGTGAGAGCAGGTTCTGGCTCGCCACCAGGAAGCATCACTGCAG TGGCAGAGAACCTGTCCAGGAGGTCTG gaACTGCGGTAACGTGTTCTGCGCCAGCTGCTGCGACCAGAAGATCCCAGTGCCAAGCCAGCAGCTGTTCGATCCGAGCCGCGTCTGTAAGATGTGTTACAGCAGCCTCCAGGTCAGCCCGGTTCCCCTGGACCTGGAGACGGACAAGCCCATCACAGCCAGCTCCAACTGA